One genomic region from Euzebya tangerina encodes:
- a CDS encoding sugar ABC transporter ATP-binding protein has product MIRPDQQPRSAVAPVIAATGLHKRYGGVQALRGVDIAVAAGEVVAIVGENGAGKSTLVKALSGVIEPDAGEIAVDGVPHRLSSPRVAQAVGIRIAAQELQLAVDVSVTENLLMGQLPTRGWLGTVDWAAAHDLAEQRLARLGVHHVDVTQSIRTLSVVDSAFVQIARAMSEETRVLILDEPTAPMDATEVTQLLEVIRTVSATGIAVLYISHRLPEIFAICHRAVVLRDGEIVAEFGVDEMTTERLVEAMVSGRMREFDVPDRPVGDGGFGLEAHGVRGRVITIDHLTVAHGEVVSVYGSLGSGREEVAPSLLGLTGSVADLTVQGRSIGRVTTPAVIDAGVGYVPAERRSEGLVLERSVAENLTLGMLGQLSNLGVVDRRRDAEIVATWIASLDIATDSPETPVQALSGGSQQKVLLSRWLAAGKQVLVLEEPTRGVDVATKAEIYRTLHQHAARGGCVLIVSSDIEEVARVSHRVLVMRDGGIVAELHGAEEADIAARAMAA; this is encoded by the coding sequence GTGATCCGACCGGACCAGCAGCCGAGGTCAGCTGTGGCCCCGGTCATCGCAGCCACCGGACTGCACAAGCGGTACGGCGGCGTGCAGGCCCTCCGCGGCGTGGACATCGCCGTCGCGGCCGGAGAGGTCGTCGCCATCGTCGGCGAGAACGGCGCGGGGAAGTCCACCTTGGTCAAGGCGCTCTCGGGCGTGATCGAGCCCGACGCCGGAGAGATCGCCGTCGACGGGGTGCCCCACCGACTGAGCAGCCCGCGTGTCGCACAGGCCGTCGGCATCCGGATCGCCGCCCAGGAGTTGCAGCTGGCCGTCGACGTGTCGGTCACCGAGAACCTCCTCATGGGACAGCTCCCGACGCGAGGCTGGCTGGGGACCGTCGACTGGGCTGCCGCGCACGACCTGGCGGAGCAGCGCCTCGCTCGGCTGGGTGTGCACCACGTCGACGTCACCCAGTCGATCCGCACGCTCTCCGTCGTCGACAGCGCCTTCGTGCAGATCGCCCGGGCGATGAGCGAGGAGACCAGGGTGCTGATCCTTGACGAGCCCACGGCCCCGATGGACGCCACGGAGGTCACCCAGCTGCTCGAGGTCATCCGGACGGTGTCAGCGACCGGCATCGCCGTGCTCTACATCTCCCACCGCCTCCCCGAGATCTTCGCCATCTGCCATCGCGCGGTCGTCCTCCGCGACGGAGAGATCGTGGCCGAGTTCGGCGTCGATGAGATGACGACCGAGCGCCTCGTGGAGGCGATGGTCAGCGGACGGATGCGCGAGTTCGACGTTCCTGACCGTCCGGTCGGCGACGGTGGGTTCGGCTTGGAGGCGCACGGCGTCCGAGGCCGTGTGATCACCATCGACCACCTGACCGTTGCGCACGGCGAGGTCGTCTCGGTCTACGGGAGCCTCGGGTCGGGCCGGGAGGAGGTGGCGCCGAGCCTGCTGGGCCTGACCGGATCCGTCGCGGACCTCACCGTCCAGGGCCGCTCGATCGGGCGTGTCACGACGCCGGCGGTGATCGATGCGGGTGTGGGGTACGTGCCGGCAGAGCGGCGGTCGGAGGGTCTGGTGCTCGAGCGCAGCGTCGCGGAGAACCTCACCTTGGGGATGCTCGGCCAGCTGTCCAACCTCGGTGTGGTCGATCGACGCCGCGATGCCGAGATCGTCGCCACCTGGATCGCGTCACTGGACATCGCAACCGACTCCCCGGAGACCCCGGTCCAGGCGCTCAGCGGAGGCTCCCAGCAGAAGGTGCTGTTGTCCCGCTGGCTGGCTGCAGGCAAGCAGGTCCTGGTCCTCGAGGAGCCGACCCGCGGTGTTGACGTGGCGACCAAGGCGGAGATCTACCGCACACTTCACCAGCACGCGGCGAGGGGCGGCTGCGTCCTCATCGTCTCCTCCGACATCGAGGAGGTGGCGCGGGTCTCCCACCGGGTCCTGGTCATGCGCGACGGTGGCATCGTCGCGGAGTTGCACGGCGCCGAAGAAGCCGACATCGCGGCGCGGGCGATGGCCGCATGA
- a CDS encoding sugar ABC transporter substrate-binding protein, translating to MTQTSRTWIRAVAVFAVLTLMVAACSSTEDTEDAADTQTDDADTAAAEPTDEADPEDQAGDDGDSGGDDATEETASEDAAAASGDDQGADEGEITATPTADLCPDDGTTYVVGYDTFSESQEFAAARFDGLQMWEEELGCIEIIRAVDNADGATALANVRTFINREVDGVLLLQVVSDAQAGIVQELDEAGIPVMATDIAAPGAPFLSASDAEAGVQAGEALVAAHQDSGAEESPWVVLVKVPAAGEVVGQRMAEAERVITEQLDVPSEQVVSVEVTQQTSEEAFNATRQAQGVIPDDVPVLVTAVNDELALGAFQALDQADRGRTLTVVGIGGLSAGLQATCQFDQWAGTVDFDPFGQTGYIVSMMLRLMSGQDVPDEFFTPTEVIGPEQVAERYPEQCPA from the coding sequence ATGACACAGACAAGCCGGACGTGGATACGAGCAGTGGCGGTGTTCGCGGTGCTGACCCTCATGGTGGCCGCCTGCTCCTCGACGGAGGACACCGAGGACGCTGCGGACACCCAGACCGATGACGCCGACACGGCTGCGGCGGAGCCGACGGACGAGGCTGACCCGGAAGACCAGGCAGGCGACGACGGCGACTCGGGTGGCGACGACGCGACCGAGGAGACTGCCAGCGAGGATGCTGCGGCTGCGTCGGGGGACGACCAGGGCGCTGATGAGGGCGAGATCACGGCGACACCAACTGCTGATCTGTGCCCCGACGACGGCACCACCTACGTCGTCGGCTACGACACCTTCTCCGAGAGCCAGGAGTTCGCTGCGGCCCGCTTCGACGGCCTGCAGATGTGGGAGGAGGAGTTGGGCTGCATCGAGATCATCCGGGCCGTCGACAACGCTGATGGCGCCACCGCTCTCGCCAACGTCCGCACCTTCATCAACCGGGAGGTGGATGGTGTGCTGCTGCTGCAGGTCGTCTCCGACGCCCAAGCCGGCATCGTCCAGGAGTTGGACGAGGCGGGCATCCCGGTCATGGCCACCGACATCGCCGCGCCCGGCGCCCCCTTCCTGAGCGCAAGTGACGCCGAAGCGGGCGTCCAAGCCGGCGAAGCGCTGGTCGCGGCACACCAGGACAGCGGGGCCGAGGAGTCGCCCTGGGTCGTGTTGGTCAAGGTCCCCGCTGCCGGCGAGGTCGTCGGCCAGCGGATGGCCGAGGCCGAACGGGTGATCACCGAGCAGCTCGACGTCCCCAGCGAGCAGGTCGTCTCGGTGGAGGTGACCCAGCAGACCTCCGAGGAGGCCTTCAACGCCACCCGACAAGCCCAGGGCGTCATCCCCGACGACGTCCCGGTCCTGGTCACCGCGGTCAACGACGAGCTGGCCCTCGGTGCCTTCCAGGCTCTCGACCAGGCCGACCGGGGCCGAACCCTGACCGTGGTCGGGATCGGTGGGCTCTCAGCTGGCCTCCAAGCCACCTGCCAGTTCGACCAGTGGGCCGGCACGGTCGACTTCGACCCCTTCGGCCAGACCGGCTACATCGTCTCGATGATGCTCCGGCTGATGAGCGGGCAGGACGTCCCCGACGAGTTCTTCACGCCCACCGAGGTCATCGGTCCCGAGCAGGTCGCCGAGCGCTACCCGGAGCAGTGCCCGGCGTGA
- a CDS encoding ABC transporter permease: MTASTHATNDSTGPVTPTHDAPGSGRSRRRLRGARNQGLLVMLTLLVVTFSVISPFFLRLNNFLDMGAVVGILGLMAVAQTLLIVSGGIDISLGSNAAVCAVSLVILHQGGLPIWVAAGLALCIGIGIGLFNGVITVWGGIDPLVTTLGTLSIFQGLAFTISGTRTMIIRSESFAFLGRGDVLGVPMPLLLFALAMGLGLFVERRTRFGRAVYAVGGNLEAARNSGLHVDRIRLVLYVLSGASAAMAGIIVASQLSSAAPQIGASYLLSVITAVILGGASLRGGRGSLVGTLIAVAILGVLQNGFALLQWSAFAQSIVLGIFLIVAVLVDQRLRTRTT; the protein is encoded by the coding sequence ATGACGGCGTCCACCCACGCGACGAACGACTCCACCGGGCCGGTCACACCGACTCACGACGCACCAGGGTCCGGCCGCTCCCGCCGGCGACTGCGGGGTGCCCGCAACCAGGGGCTCCTGGTGATGCTGACGCTGCTCGTCGTCACGTTCTCGGTCATCAGCCCCTTCTTCCTGCGCCTCAACAACTTCTTGGACATGGGGGCGGTGGTCGGGATCCTCGGGCTGATGGCCGTGGCCCAGACGCTGCTCATCGTCTCCGGAGGCATCGACATCTCGCTCGGCTCCAACGCGGCGGTCTGTGCGGTGAGCTTGGTCATCCTCCATCAGGGCGGCCTGCCGATCTGGGTTGCCGCCGGCCTCGCGCTGTGCATCGGCATCGGCATCGGCCTGTTCAACGGCGTCATCACCGTGTGGGGCGGCATCGACCCGCTGGTGACGACGCTGGGCACCCTGTCGATCTTCCAGGGCCTGGCGTTCACGATCTCGGGAACCCGGACGATGATCATCCGGTCTGAGAGCTTCGCGTTCCTCGGCCGCGGCGACGTGCTCGGCGTGCCCATGCCCCTGCTGCTGTTCGCCCTGGCCATGGGGCTGGGCTTGTTCGTCGAGCGCCGGACCCGCTTCGGCCGAGCCGTCTACGCCGTCGGGGGGAACCTCGAGGCAGCCCGGAACTCCGGCCTGCACGTCGACCGGATCCGGCTGGTCCTCTACGTCCTGTCCGGTGCCTCAGCCGCGATGGCCGGGATCATCGTGGCCTCCCAGCTGAGCTCCGCGGCCCCGCAGATCGGCGCCTCCTATCTGCTCAGCGTCATCACCGCGGTGATCCTCGGCGGCGCCAGCCTGCGGGGCGGCCGCGGCTCGCTGGTCGGCACCCTCATCGCCGTCGCCATCCTCGGCGTGCTGCAGAACGGCTTCGCGCTGCTCCAGTGGTCAGCGTTCGCCCAGAGCATCGTCCTCGGCATCTTCCTGATCGTCGCGGTCCTCGTGGACCAGCGGCTTCGCACCCGAACCACCTAG
- a CDS encoding MBL fold metallo-hydrolase, producing MARYSIWLVQTGIMAEFPRSGIFYGQHNAGTLEVPLGFVVVKGEGHLVVVDTGYDWGRYGEELTSMYGVTNPGPPPDQLRRLDLEPDEVDHVLLTHAHWDHMGFLDAFPNATVHLQRHELDGWVANLSKPPRHGFLHTGVDPVDFRQLMERTFAGKVVLHEGPIDHVLPGIHLRTAFDGHTHGGQYVIMDVDTADGVQRWAAVGDAIFCLENLTGSDGSGVYVPVGGATGSQSRVLATYDDVLGAVGGDPHRIVPVHDLDAYQRFPSTRLQSGLHIAEVTLADDEPSRIAAAV from the coding sequence ATGGCCCGGTACTCGATCTGGCTGGTCCAGACCGGCATCATGGCGGAGTTCCCGCGCAGCGGGATCTTCTACGGACAGCACAACGCCGGGACCCTGGAGGTCCCACTCGGATTCGTGGTGGTGAAGGGCGAGGGCCACCTCGTGGTCGTCGACACCGGCTACGACTGGGGCCGGTATGGCGAGGAGTTGACCTCGATGTACGGCGTCACCAACCCAGGCCCGCCGCCGGACCAGCTGCGTCGCCTCGATCTCGAACCGGACGAGGTCGACCACGTCCTGCTGACGCACGCCCACTGGGACCACATGGGCTTCCTCGACGCCTTCCCCAACGCGACCGTGCACCTGCAGCGCCACGAACTGGACGGCTGGGTCGCCAACCTGTCGAAGCCACCGCGACATGGGTTCCTGCACACCGGCGTCGACCCGGTCGACTTCCGCCAGCTCATGGAGCGGACCTTCGCCGGGAAGGTCGTGCTGCACGAGGGACCGATCGACCACGTCCTCCCGGGGATCCACCTGCGCACCGCCTTCGACGGGCACACCCACGGCGGTCAGTACGTCATCATGGACGTCGATACCGCGGATGGCGTCCAGCGCTGGGCGGCCGTCGGGGACGCCATCTTCTGCCTGGAGAACCTCACGGGCTCAGACGGGTCGGGTGTCTACGTGCCGGTTGGCGGCGCCACCGGCTCGCAATCCCGTGTCCTCGCCACCTACGACGACGTCCTCGGCGCCGTCGGCGGCGACCCGCACCGGATCGTCCCGGTTCACGACCTCGATGCCTACCAGCGATTCCCATCGACCAGATTGCAGTCCGGGCTGCACATCGCCGAGGTGACGCTGGCGGATGATGAGCCCTCCCGCATCGCCGCTGCCGTCTAG
- a CDS encoding xylulokinase has product MTDVVLGVDVGSSAVKVAAVALDGQLLGTAEVPYPTTRPAPGRAHQSAEDWYRASCQGIRRCLADTSFHPSRVAAVAVDGPAHNVALLDDRDRVLAPVIHWSDTRAADLAGMLDATHGAVIRQQTLHHPKASWTLAQLRWVAEHQPGTWAQVRRVAVTKDYVRFRLTGEHATESYDALGTQLYDTTTDQWSPDLLALLEWGDRELPPIRPAGAVAGTVTPAAAVDCGLPAGTPVAVGTSDTLAESVAVGVTDPGQALVKLGSSANVLVVTDAPGEAEGALTYPHLRSGRWIQVTATSAGAAAARWLRDAVFPEHDRTADDLGIPAYTLMERMAAAVPPGSAGLLFHPYLNGERAPIDDPKLRAHLLGISSAHTRSHLVRAVLEGVAYSVRHCWDALTGPAVHDDAQPLPLSLIGGGARNAVWARIVCDVLGTPLAVTTGPAAAVGSARLAATAAGLTLDTAADHPWGIDCSRLEPDPQACGIYDELMAIYLDAIHAVAPLSHRLSSFGLST; this is encoded by the coding sequence GTGACGGATGTCGTCCTGGGGGTGGACGTCGGCTCGAGCGCGGTGAAGGTGGCCGCCGTGGCGTTGGACGGCCAACTGCTCGGCACCGCCGAGGTTCCGTACCCCACGACCCGTCCGGCTCCCGGTCGAGCACACCAATCAGCGGAGGACTGGTATCGCGCAAGCTGCCAGGGCATCCGCCGATGCCTCGCCGACACGTCGTTCCACCCGAGCCGTGTCGCTGCGGTCGCAGTCGACGGCCCGGCACACAACGTCGCGCTGCTCGACGATCGGGATCGAGTCCTCGCTCCGGTGATCCACTGGTCCGACACCCGGGCGGCCGACCTGGCCGGGATGCTCGACGCCACGCACGGCGCGGTCATTCGCCAGCAGACCCTCCATCACCCGAAGGCGTCGTGGACCTTGGCGCAGCTGCGGTGGGTGGCCGAGCATCAGCCAGGCACCTGGGCCCAGGTTCGCCGAGTCGCGGTGACCAAGGACTACGTGCGGTTCCGACTGACCGGCGAACACGCGACCGAGTCCTACGACGCCCTCGGCACCCAGCTCTACGACACAACCACCGACCAGTGGTCGCCAGACCTGCTGGCCCTGCTCGAGTGGGGCGATCGCGAGCTGCCTCCGATTCGACCGGCAGGAGCCGTCGCAGGGACGGTGACGCCGGCTGCGGCGGTTGACTGCGGCCTGCCGGCCGGTACCCCCGTCGCCGTGGGCACCAGCGACACGCTGGCCGAGTCAGTGGCCGTGGGTGTGACGGATCCCGGGCAGGCGCTCGTGAAGCTCGGGTCCTCGGCCAACGTCCTGGTGGTCACGGACGCTCCGGGCGAGGCCGAGGGCGCGCTGACCTACCCGCATCTGCGCTCCGGACGCTGGATCCAGGTGACGGCCACCAGTGCCGGAGCCGCTGCCGCTCGCTGGTTGCGGGATGCCGTGTTCCCCGAGCATGACCGGACCGCGGACGATCTCGGAATCCCGGCCTACACCCTCATGGAGCGGATGGCCGCGGCAGTTCCCCCGGGCTCCGCGGGCCTGCTGTTCCACCCCTATCTCAATGGTGAGCGGGCCCCGATCGACGACCCGAAGCTGCGAGCCCACCTGCTCGGGATCTCCTCGGCGCACACGCGATCGCATCTGGTCCGGGCGGTGTTGGAGGGTGTCGCCTACTCGGTCCGGCACTGCTGGGACGCCCTGACCGGCCCGGCCGTCCATGACGATGCCCAGCCACTGCCCCTGTCGTTGATCGGCGGCGGCGCACGGAATGCCGTCTGGGCCAGGATCGTCTGCGACGTCCTCGGCACGCCCCTCGCCGTCACCACCGGGCCGGCCGCAGCAGTCGGATCGGCGCGGCTCGCGGCGACGGCTGCGGGGCTGACGCTCGACACGGCCGCTGACCACCCCTGGGGCATCGATTGCAGCCGGCTCGAGCCTGACCCCCAGGCCTGTGGCATCTACGACGAGCTGATGGCGATCTATCTGGACGCCATCCACGCCGTTGCACCGCTGAGCCACCGTCTCAGTTCATTTGGCCTTTCGACGTGA
- a CDS encoding VOC family protein, protein MEAFAARAVTHMLVVADAAASRDWYVDVLDASVCGEYGGTSVVLDVQGSWLLLVTGGEPTPGKPTVVLAPPRAPDLVSAQLIFRVDDCRAAHQLLASRGADFLADPVDRGGEIRAFFRDPDGHLFEISELT, encoded by the coding sequence ATGGAGGCCTTCGCCGCCCGAGCGGTGACGCACATGCTGGTCGTCGCGGACGCCGCGGCCAGCCGTGACTGGTACGTCGACGTCCTCGATGCCTCGGTGTGCGGCGAGTACGGAGGGACCTCCGTCGTGCTGGACGTGCAGGGCAGCTGGCTCCTGCTGGTGACCGGTGGCGAGCCGACACCGGGAAAGCCGACCGTCGTGCTGGCCCCTCCCCGGGCCCCCGATCTCGTCAGTGCTCAGCTGATATTCCGCGTCGACGACTGCCGCGCCGCGCACCAGCTCCTGGCCAGCCGTGGCGCGGATTTCCTGGCCGATCCAGTCGATCGGGGCGGCGAGATCAGGGCGTTCTTCCGCGATCCCGACGGGCACCTCTTCGAGATCTCCGAGCTCACGTGA
- a CDS encoding dihydrolipoamide acetyltransferase family protein, whose amino-acid sequence MAEDGSPDGLVRVAVDLPHVGEAIAEATLVEWRVDVGDHVTKGEVMFEVDVDKAVVEIESFVDGVVLELLVERDTFVMPGQRIAVVGVAPDGVPLDAEVLAEPDEDAGPDEDAQPAAVGAGAGGSASRADRDAAQTTGSRHAGGGRPTVSPRARRLAADRDIDLSQVAGSGPGGVVTEDDVARHASVDGAVAAALPPEETDGSPLGDHRQRVADATTRSKQEVPHFYLDVEVDATPLEAHRAQQPERPSVTAYVVAACAQALRDAPEHDAHYRRGRLISHATPRIGVAVAAESGLAVPIVVDPPADVGALAGALHDATARARSQRLNAEDFGERSLVVSNLGMFGIDRVLPIISQPDPYILGVGRITDQAVVADGQVVPGRRLILTLSVDHRAQDGAAASAFLAAVARLLETPEAWTR is encoded by the coding sequence ATGGCTGAGGACGGTTCTCCTGATGGCCTCGTTCGTGTGGCGGTCGACCTGCCCCACGTCGGCGAGGCCATCGCCGAGGCCACGCTGGTCGAGTGGCGTGTCGACGTCGGCGACCACGTCACGAAGGGCGAGGTGATGTTCGAGGTCGACGTGGACAAGGCCGTCGTGGAGATCGAGTCCTTCGTCGACGGAGTGGTCCTCGAGCTGTTGGTCGAGCGGGACACGTTCGTGATGCCCGGGCAACGCATCGCCGTAGTCGGGGTCGCGCCCGACGGCGTGCCGCTGGATGCGGAGGTGCTTGCCGAGCCCGACGAGGATGCCGGGCCCGACGAGGATGCCCAGCCCGCGGCTGTTGGCGCCGGCGCGGGCGGCTCGGCGTCGAGGGCTGACCGCGATGCAGCCCAGACCACGGGGTCCCGGCATGCGGGTGGCGGACGGCCGACGGTCTCGCCCCGCGCACGGAGACTGGCCGCCGACCGGGACATCGACCTCTCCCAGGTCGCAGGCAGCGGACCAGGCGGCGTGGTGACCGAGGACGATGTGGCACGCCACGCGTCTGTCGACGGAGCCGTTGCGGCAGCCCTCCCACCCGAGGAGACAGACGGGAGCCCGCTGGGGGATCACCGGCAGCGCGTGGCCGACGCAACAACCCGGAGCAAGCAAGAGGTCCCGCACTTCTACCTCGATGTGGAGGTCGACGCGACGCCGCTGGAAGCCCATCGCGCACAGCAGCCGGAGCGGCCCTCGGTGACTGCGTACGTGGTGGCGGCGTGTGCACAGGCACTCCGGGACGCGCCAGAGCACGACGCACACTACCGACGTGGTCGACTGATCTCGCACGCGACCCCACGGATCGGAGTGGCGGTAGCGGCCGAGAGTGGCCTGGCCGTCCCCATCGTCGTCGACCCGCCGGCTGACGTCGGCGCGCTGGCCGGTGCACTGCACGACGCCACAGCTCGTGCCCGGTCGCAGCGGCTGAACGCCGAGGACTTCGGCGAGCGGTCGCTGGTCGTCTCCAACCTGGGCATGTTCGGCATCGACCGGGTCCTACCGATCATCTCCCAGCCCGACCCCTACATCCTCGGCGTCGGCAGGATCACCGACCAGGCCGTCGTGGCTGACGGTCAGGTCGTCCCGGGGCGCCGGCTGATCCTGACCCTGTCGGTCGACCACCGAGCGCAGGACGGCGCCGCCGCTTCCGCCTTCCTGGCTGCTGTTGCCCGGCTGCTCGAGACACCCGAGGCGTGGACCCGATGA
- a CDS encoding thiamine pyrophosphate-dependent dehydrogenase E1 component subunit alpha, translated as MPPSTADLRQPPQVTLPSLTDVGESEALALYRSMFLIRRFEETGNELFLKGRVPGTIHLCLGQEAVVVGTSAALEPEDRITLTHRGHGQALAKGVAPGPLLAEIMGKVDGVCRGMGGSLHVGDWSVGALPAIAIVGASSPIATGLAFAAKRQGTGRVVVNYFGDGAASKGELHEAMNLAALWELPVIFLCENNVYASTTHISEYLPNDTIAERATAYRMPGVSVYGNDPLTVRQAVATAAERARRGGGPTLVECLTYRRGGHKRDDPGSYRNDDEVAAWMARDPVPAFRARLLDETGLTAADVEAVEAAVEAELDDAQRFAHESPHPPLEQRLEFVHA; from the coding sequence TTGCCACCGTCCACCGCAGACCTTCGCCAGCCACCACAGGTCACCCTGCCGTCGCTCACCGACGTCGGGGAGTCCGAGGCGCTGGCGCTGTACCGGTCGATGTTCCTGATCCGCCGCTTCGAGGAGACGGGCAACGAGCTGTTCCTCAAGGGCCGGGTGCCCGGCACCATCCACCTCTGCCTGGGTCAGGAGGCCGTGGTCGTCGGCACCTCTGCAGCACTCGAGCCCGAGGACCGGATCACGTTGACTCATCGCGGCCACGGACAGGCGCTGGCCAAGGGTGTCGCGCCCGGTCCGCTGTTGGCCGAGATCATGGGCAAGGTCGACGGCGTCTGCCGCGGCATGGGCGGCTCCCTCCACGTCGGGGACTGGAGCGTCGGCGCACTCCCGGCCATCGCCATCGTCGGTGCCTCCAGCCCCATCGCCACCGGCCTGGCCTTCGCCGCCAAACGACAGGGTACGGGACGAGTGGTCGTCAACTACTTCGGCGACGGTGCCGCCTCCAAGGGCGAGTTGCACGAGGCCATGAACCTCGCCGCCCTGTGGGAGCTCCCGGTCATCTTCCTGTGCGAGAACAACGTCTACGCCTCGACGACCCACATCAGCGAGTACCTGCCGAACGACACGATCGCGGAGCGCGCCACGGCCTACCGAATGCCAGGTGTCTCCGTCTACGGCAACGACCCGCTGACCGTTCGACAGGCCGTGGCAACGGCAGCGGAACGCGCCCGCCGAGGTGGCGGACCGACGCTGGTGGAGTGCCTCACGTATCGCCGTGGCGGACACAAACGCGACGACCCCGGCAGCTACCGCAACGACGACGAGGTCGCAGCGTGGATGGCCCGTGACCCCGTTCCGGCCTTCCGCGCTCGGCTGCTGGACGAGACCGGGCTGACGGCGGCCGACGTGGAAGCCGTGGAGGCGGCAGTCGAGGCCGAACTCGACGACGCCCAACGCTTCGCCCACGAGTCCCCCCACCCCCCGCTGGAGCAGCGACTGGAGTTCGTCCATGCCTGA
- a CDS encoding alpha-ketoacid dehydrogenase subunit beta, whose product MPDTATASPGPRSERGMTIVEAMRQVLREEMRRDTDVFVLGEDIVVGGAFLVTLGLAEEMGTDRVINTPISEAGFLGLSIGAAIEGLRPVVDFQYGDFLYTAADQLIQQAAKLRYMSGGQVTIPLVIQLPTGASGRGAQHANSMENLFFGLPGIHIVTPSTPADARGLLSAAIRSDDVVLYIVHKHLYGSRGRPLEHADTSTGDIGDIEVPIGVADVKRTGSDLTVVANHVMVHHALRAAGTLADEGIDVEVIDPRTLVPFDLDTVLASVEKTGRLLVCEENPGRGGWGPWLISQVAEHALFSLDAPVRRLAADDTPIPFSPPLEKASLPSLEGITATIREMCHG is encoded by the coding sequence ATGCCTGACACCGCAACCGCAAGCCCCGGCCCCCGGTCCGAACGGGGGATGACCATCGTCGAGGCGATGCGCCAGGTCCTCCGGGAGGAGATGCGGCGCGACACCGACGTGTTCGTGCTCGGTGAGGACATCGTCGTCGGCGGGGCATTCCTGGTCACGCTCGGGCTGGCCGAGGAGATGGGCACCGACCGGGTCATCAACACGCCCATCTCCGAGGCTGGATTCCTGGGCCTGTCGATCGGGGCCGCCATCGAGGGCCTGCGTCCGGTGGTCGACTTCCAGTACGGCGACTTCCTGTACACCGCCGCGGACCAGTTGATCCAACAGGCAGCCAAGTTGCGCTACATGTCCGGCGGGCAGGTCACGATCCCGCTCGTCATCCAGTTACCGACCGGCGCGTCGGGGCGGGGGGCCCAACACGCCAACTCGATGGAGAACCTCTTCTTCGGGCTGCCCGGGATCCACATCGTCACCCCCAGCACGCCAGCCGATGCCCGAGGGCTGCTCTCCGCTGCGATCCGCAGCGACGACGTCGTGCTCTACATCGTGCACAAGCACCTGTACGGCAGCCGCGGACGGCCGCTCGAACACGCCGACACCAGCACCGGCGACATCGGCGACATCGAAGTGCCCATCGGCGTGGCCGACGTCAAGCGGACCGGGTCGGACCTCACGGTCGTCGCCAACCACGTGATGGTCCACCACGCACTCCGCGCGGCGGGGACACTGGCCGATGAGGGCATCGACGTGGAGGTGATCGACCCCCGAACGCTCGTGCCCTTCGACCTCGACACCGTTCTCGCCTCGGTCGAGAAGACCGGCCGTCTGCTGGTCTGCGAGGAGAACCCCGGGCGCGGCGGCTGGGGTCCGTGGCTCATCAGCCAGGTGGCCGAGCACGCGCTGTTCAGCCTGGACGCTCCGGTGCGGCGGCTGGCCGCCGATGACACGCCCATCCCCTTCTCGCCGCCCCTGGAGAAGGCCAGCCTGCCCTCGCTCGAGGGCATCACCGCCACGATCCGGGAGATGTGCCATGGCTGA
- a CDS encoding YjbQ family protein, translated as MSVITIDTRATWDAQDVTDLVAAAIPDDAGNTLLLSTPHTTVALVVAPADEPMLRDFIRLAKRWPADLGPFEHWLEDNPNAEAHIQSAAFGTRLLVSQEEGSLVLGTYQRIVLLEFDGPRTRTIDVRGVT; from the coding sequence ATGAGTGTCATCACGATCGACACCCGCGCCACCTGGGATGCCCAGGACGTCACCGACCTGGTCGCTGCGGCGATCCCCGACGACGCCGGCAACACGCTGCTGCTGTCGACGCCGCACACCACGGTGGCGCTGGTCGTCGCCCCAGCCGATGAGCCGATGCTGCGCGACTTCATCCGGTTGGCCAAGCGCTGGCCTGCCGACCTGGGCCCCTTCGAGCACTGGCTCGAGGACAACCCGAACGCCGAGGCTCACATCCAGAGCGCGGCCTTCGGAACCCGGTTGCTGGTGTCGCAGGAGGAGGGCTCGTTGGTGCTGGGAACCTACCAACGGATCGTGCTGCTCGAGTTCGACGGGCCACGCACCCGGACCATCGACGTGCGAGGTGTGACGTGA